The Peromyscus leucopus breed LL Stock unplaced genomic scaffold, UCI_PerLeu_2.1 scaffold_1434, whole genome shotgun sequence genome window below encodes:
- the LOC119087147 gene encoding oogenesin-3-like gives MGEDLIHSKQTPSKFQKKWVEPQSFNQTSDFIWEVCRKVYKSQNHQISSVLEPGASWSHRLPGLGSGNLLPVFRSVMMGDQAPPTLKQLARQRLLREEDLTLSILEDLPVGLLPEIFEDAFKDRRTNIVRAMVPIWPFPDLSVGALIKNPHLETLKALLDGLDVLITDKVHPR, from the exons ATGGGTGAAGATCTGATCCACTCCAAACAGacaccatcaaaattccaaaagaaGTGGGTGGAGCCTCAGTCATTCAATCAGACTTCAGATTTCATCTGGGAGGTGTGTCGAAAGGTATATAAGAGTCAGAACCATCAGATATCCTCAGTCTTGGAGCCAGGAGCCTCTTGGAGTCACCgtctcccagggctgggatctgGAAATCTGTTACCAGTGTTCAGATCAG TCATGATGGGAGACCAGGCCCCACCCACACTCAAGCAGCTGGCAAGACAgaggctgctgagggaggaggacttGACACTTTCTATTCTGGAGGACCTGCCTGTGGGGCTGCTCCCGGAGATTTTTGAGGACGCCTTCAAGGACAGACGTACAAACATTGTGAGGGCCATGGTCCCTATATGGCCATTCCCAGACCTTTCTGTAGGAGCCCTGATAAAGAACCCCCACCTGGAGACTTTGAAAGCTCTGCTTGATGGACTAGATGTGCTGATTACAGACAAGGTTCATCCCAGGTAA